In the genome of Dermatophagoides farinae isolate YC_2012a chromosome 4, ASM2471394v1, whole genome shotgun sequence, the window atacGATACGATCGATGTCACGCCACCTGATGCAACACCAATATTAATGCCACAACCATCGACGTCAAGtaacgacaacaatcaacCGTTGTATacgatttatcatcatcaaaagcaATCGACATCGAATAGCGAAAGtgaacaacagaaacaatcatcatcgaacgatagtaaaaatcaacaaccacCGAATGCACCGTACGTAAATAATCCTCaaccatcgtcatcatcgtataACAGTTATCAACATCCAAACGTTCCATATTATCATAAcgatcaatattattattacaacgaTCAAGCTTTTTGGTGggattataatcaatatcaGACGAACTGGTCGGGCGGAGCCAAAGTGGCCGCGAAGAAGCTCGAAAAATTCAACGGTGATCCTTTAGCATATCATACTTTTCGGAAAACGATTCAACATTACGTCGTCGATAATCCACAAATCAGAGGAAATGCTAATAAAATCATggaaatcattgatttgcTGCCGCACAAAGATCGCTACATCATCGAGTGTTTTAATCCAAATACATGTACAATGGTTTCAATAATGGCTGAACTCGACGAACATTATGCCAGTCCCAATCGGATAATTCCCGCGCTAGTGGACCGACTTCGGAAGGCGCCGTTCTTATCATTGCGACCATTAGAACGAGACTGGGAGGCATTAGTGGAAATTACCATACTGATAAGAAAAACGTTATTAAGCGCAAATCTCGCTTCAGAAGAGAGATCGTTAGTGGGCGTGCTACTACAGAAAATCGATCGAGCACATTTCATGCATATCGGCGATAAACGTGCTATCACACTGGAGCAAATCTTACAGTACTTTAAAACAGGTCTCGATCGAGAACGAACGGCTATATCGCAGATTGCCTCTAGTGATTTGAATGTACGATCGACACAACGACCAAACACGTTTGCAAATCGAACGACGaataatgtaatgatgaCTACATCGACAAACACGTGTATGTTCGCTGACGGAAACCACAAAACGGAAGATTGCCAATTGACGATACAAGAACGACGACAAATTGCTATCGATAAACGAATGTGTTTCAGGTGTGGTGGTTTCCGACATAACAGTAAAGATTGTGATCGACGATTCAAATGTGACGTCTGTAACAAGAATCATATAACGTATTTGTGCAACGATTTGAAACCGAAATCATTTCCACCAACCACGACAATAAACGAAATTGAATCAACGAATAATGCTAGTAATGATCAAACAGTACCGAAACAAATTGCTGAATCATCGACGTCAAATgtgaatcaatcatcgaaACAATCCATAACAAACAATTTGTTGACACAAAACAGCACGAGTCTATACAAGACAACGATGGCTACGGTTAACGGACGTAACGTAAGAGTGTTGTTCGACGATGGATCTGgctcatcattcatttcacaaCGATTAGCCGAATTATGGAAATTACGAACCGATGAAGTTGAACCAATTTGTATGGAAACGCTAAGTCAAGCAACGCCTACTATTACCGGAAGTAAAGTAGTATCGTTATCGATCCCAATTTGTAATGGAACCAACGAACATTTGAAATTCCGCATCAAcgataaaataaatacatTACGATTCGATTGTGTAACgcatgaacaacaattattgatACGGCAACAGAATATTCCGTTTTATGATGAACCAAGGATGGTAGATCTTCTGATTGGTCTGGACAACATAAATAAGATACAGCTGGAGGATGAAAAACGATTATCGAACGATCTCGTGGCCAAACGAACAACATTAGGTTGGACAGTGTTTGGATCATCAAGAAATTTGAACGTATTATTGCCATCGTACAAGAACATCGGTAACGAAGTTGACCCAGAACACAATGTCGATAAAGAATCCAAACTGATTATGAATAAAGTTATGACAAACTATTGTAAAACTGAAGATGTTAAATACGACGATTCGAGCAaacaatattcaatcaaagtACCGTTTattatcaacgaaaaaatcgatccaaaTGTCAATGGAATTAAAGAAGTGATGAATCATATGTTGATGCAAATGAACGTTGACCGGCGAAAACAGTATCgctcaatgatgaatgatatgGAAACAAAGGAAGTAATCGAACCGACGAAAATAGCACCGAACATCAGCTATCGTATACCACATTTTGTGATTAGTcgagatgatgaaaaacaaccatGGAATAAAGCGATTTTTAAAGAAATCATATTGTGGGATATCGTTCGACCATTATTGAAGTTTTGCATGAAACCAATCGGtataatcaatgatataCAATCTGTTTTTTATAATATCGAAATCGACAAGGAACATCGGGATTACGTACAGTTTTTGTGGTTGAATCTAGAAGACAATTCGATGTGCTATCGTTTTATCCGTCGGCCATTTAGAATATCGTCTAGCCCGTTTGTTACGATTGAAATTGCCGTAAACGTATCGGATGACGAAATAATATCGCTAATTTatggaaaatcaaaattaatccAACGAAAAATTGTTATTGGTGAATTAATCGCATTATCATATGGAGCTATTAGAGCCAAATCGATTGAAGGAATGATTCGACCTAAACATCTTATATTGTATTACAATGTGACGAACAATGTAAAACGTTCTGAACGCAATATCAACCAATTTCAGT includes:
- the LOC124496238 gene encoding uncharacterized protein LOC124496238, coding for MVVTRAGTEYGDDINPEMLRNEVKDLVKRIRINNISIFHQGVKAAIKTGKVLYDEYYKYSKLIIEDGNFTSEEEKPFDEMKSMVDLAFKYAQRMDVIERNSERNDLTKFERQLTEDKCNEISRIAEQYPCIADHVINVVNRFHELNVTKNRTKTIETNPSREGATQNNQSYDTIDVTPPDATPILMPQPSTSSNDNNQPLYTIYHHQKQSTSNSESEQQKQSSSNDSKNQQPPNAPYVNNPQPSSSSYNSYQHPNVPYYHNDQYYYYNDQAFWWDYNQYQTNWSGGAKVAAKKLEKFNGDPLAYHTFRKTIQHYVVDNPQIRGNANKIMEIIDLLPHKDRYIIECFNPNTCTMVSIMAELDEHYASPNRIIPALVDRLRKAPFLSLRPLERDWEALVEITILIRKTLLSANLASEERSLVGVLLQKIDRAHFMHIGDKRAITLEQILQYFKTGLDRERTAISQIASSDLNVRSTQRPNTFANRTTNNVMMTTSTNTCMFADGNHKTEDCQLTIQERRQIAIDKRMCFRCGGFRHNSKDCDRRFKCDVCNKNHITYLCNDLKPKSFPPTTTINEIESTNNASNDQTVPKQIAESSTSNVNQSSKQSITNNLLTQNSTSLYKTTMATVNGRNVRVLFDDGSGSSFISQRLAELWKLRTDEVEPICMETLSQATPTITGSKVVSLSIPICNGTNEHLKFRINDKINTLRFDCVTHEQQLLIRQQNIPFYDEPRMVDLLIGLDNINKIQLEDEKRLSNDLVAKRTTLGWTVFGSSRNLNVLLPSYKNIGNEVDPEHNVDKESKLIMNKVMTNYCKTEDVKYDDSSKQYSIKVPFIINEKIDPNVNGIKEVMNHMLMQMNVDRRKQYRSMMNDMETKEVIEPTKIAPNISYRIPHFVISRDDEKQPWNKAIFKEIILWDIVRPLLKFCMKPIGIINDIQSVFYNIEIDKEHRDYVQFLWLNLEDNSMCYRFIRRPFRISSSPFVTIEIAVNVSDDEIISLIYGKSKLIQRKIVIGELIALSYGAIRAKSIEGMIRPKHLILYYNVTNNVKRSERNINQFQCPVAVRLYTIKSKVTDIDLERKCYNEWLQQIDVPPDPWKRSINEEMSNRIPMLMTKIMFRIKSMNDRCRQWRTMPVSVNIDNWLSWKSPKNGGGMLKKYRSIGGDN